The following are encoded together in the Asticcacaulis sp. genome:
- a CDS encoding tetratricopeptide repeat protein, producing the protein MLKRGIGFLALLALVFPHTGMANPADDWRLCQGDDAALAVNACTGLIDQAGQSRVALAKAYYYRGYANDDLGHVDQAIADYSKAIDLDPDDDDALFNRGILYYGRQAFDLAIADYSRVIILHPQDVDAYGNRGAAYAGQGDFDNAINDYTQAISLNGVSAENFSNRGASFEKKGDYEHALADYTAAIQLDPGNATAYNSRGAAYDEKGAHDLAIADFTAAIKLRPDYSSAYYNRAIAYDMKGEHETAVADYNQCLSLKPDDASCYTGRANAYFYLGKYDLTITDASKSISLAPDRAPAHYNLGMAYAAKAQYDQAIEQFSKVIELRPESADPYVRRGLAYDQKNQPGLALADFSRAIDLAPENYAYLYSRGCHYSGNGKDELAIADYSRALTLKPGAVEILNDRGGAYVALGKYDLALADYSKAIEISPAFVVAYINRSGIYYRQHDYARAILDATKAIELQPELSGGYVNRGLARWEQGDKADAIEDMKKALAIKPGYKFVQDKLNQYQAAMSG; encoded by the coding sequence GTGTTGAAGAGGGGAATAGGGTTTCTGGCCTTGCTGGCTCTGGTTTTCCCGCATACGGGGATGGCCAATCCGGCGGACGACTGGCGCCTGTGCCAAGGCGACGATGCAGCCCTGGCTGTCAATGCCTGTACCGGCCTGATCGATCAGGCCGGTCAGAGCCGGGTGGCCCTGGCCAAAGCCTATTATTACAGAGGCTATGCGAACGACGATTTAGGGCATGTCGACCAGGCCATCGCTGATTACAGCAAGGCCATAGACCTCGATCCAGATGATGACGATGCCCTGTTCAATCGCGGCATTCTCTATTATGGCCGTCAGGCCTTCGATCTGGCCATAGCCGACTATTCGCGGGTGATCATATTACATCCGCAGGACGTCGACGCCTATGGCAACCGTGGCGCCGCCTATGCCGGTCAGGGCGATTTTGACAACGCCATAAATGACTACACGCAGGCTATTTCGTTGAATGGCGTCAGTGCTGAGAATTTCAGTAACCGCGGTGCTTCCTTCGAGAAAAAGGGCGATTACGAGCATGCCCTTGCCGACTATACTGCCGCGATCCAACTCGATCCCGGCAATGCCACGGCCTATAACAGTCGTGGGGCAGCTTATGACGAAAAGGGGGCGCACGATCTGGCAATTGCCGATTTCACGGCGGCGATAAAACTGAGACCGGACTATTCTTCCGCCTATTACAATCGGGCAATAGCGTATGATATGAAGGGCGAACACGAGACGGCTGTGGCCGATTACAATCAATGCCTGTCTCTGAAACCTGATGACGCATCCTGTTACACCGGTCGCGCCAATGCCTATTTTTACCTGGGCAAATACGATCTCACCATTACCGATGCCAGCAAGTCCATAAGCCTGGCTCCGGACAGGGCGCCTGCGCATTATAATTTGGGCATGGCCTATGCAGCCAAGGCACAATACGATCAGGCGATCGAACAGTTCAGCAAGGTGATAGAACTGCGGCCGGAATCTGCGGACCCCTATGTCAGGCGGGGATTGGCGTATGACCAAAAAAATCAGCCAGGGCTGGCCCTGGCGGATTTTTCCAGGGCGATAGACCTCGCTCCGGAAAATTACGCATACCTTTATTCACGGGGGTGCCACTATTCCGGCAACGGCAAAGATGAACTTGCTATTGCGGACTATTCAAGAGCGCTGACGCTGAAACCCGGCGCCGTGGAAATCCTTAATGATCGCGGTGGGGCCTATGTGGCTTTGGGCAAGTATGACCTGGCCCTGGCGGATTATTCGAAAGCTATCGAGATTTCCCCCGCCTTCGTCGTTGCTTACATCAACCGCTCTGGCATATATTACAGGCAGCATGACTATGCCAGGGCGATTTTGGACGCCACAAAGGCGATAGAACTGCAACCAGAGCTAAGTGGCGGCTATGTCAATCGCGGCCTGGCTCGTTGGGAGCAGGGGGATAAGGCCGATGCCATAGAGGACATGAAAAAAGCCTTGGCCATTAAGCCTGGTTACAAATTTGTGCAGGATAAATTGAACCAATATCAGGCGGCGATGTCTGGTTAG
- a CDS encoding AEC family transporter, with protein MLDTLIRVLVFFAFIGLGALLVKLKRLNAQGLDGLSAYFYWLAFPCWLVVSFAKLPPFHPALTLPLVAYISAMIATAVMVIATARLLKAKPDESIAAGMAGFINNSAFLGIPIAISLFGPAVSQTGPLVVAADFLILFSLGCAGLAKASGHTVKMALINTARNPTVIGALIGVLCMVAGFHFPPAIENALDMLGHSGPPVALVALGGMLGMMPASNLIRPDAASAAAIIGKILLAPALVALVLTLLHVDPLTFRVFVFLSATPTAVSVFIQSKMYGLWFEGAARSVAQSTLISLFTLSALALLLTAS; from the coding sequence ATGCTCGATACCCTGATCCGCGTCCTCGTTTTCTTCGCCTTTATCGGCCTCGGCGCCCTGTTGGTGAAGCTGAAACGCCTGAACGCGCAAGGGCTCGATGGTCTTTCCGCCTATTTCTACTGGCTGGCCTTTCCGTGCTGGCTGGTGGTCAGTTTCGCCAAATTGCCGCCCTTCCATCCGGCCCTGACCCTGCCGCTTGTGGCCTATATCTCCGCCATGATCGCCACGGCCGTCATGGTCATCGCCACTGCGCGCCTGTTGAAAGCGAAGCCTGACGAGTCGATCGCCGCGGGTATGGCCGGCTTCATCAACAATTCGGCCTTCTTAGGCATTCCCATCGCCATCAGCCTGTTCGGTCCGGCCGTCTCGCAGACCGGGCCGCTGGTGGTGGCCGCCGATTTCCTGATCCTGTTCAGCCTCGGTTGCGCCGGCCTCGCCAAGGCATCCGGCCACACGGTGAAGATGGCGCTCATCAATACCGCCCGCAACCCGACCGTCATCGGCGCGCTGATCGGCGTGCTCTGCATGGTCGCCGGCTTTCATTTCCCGCCCGCCATCGAAAATGCGCTCGATATGCTGGGCCATTCCGGACCGCCCGTCGCCCTGGTGGCGCTCGGCGGGATGCTGGGCATGATGCCGGCCTCAAACCTGATCCGGCCCGATGCCGCCAGCGCCGCCGCGATTATCGGCAAAATCCTGCTGGCCCCGGCGCTGGTCGCCCTTGTCCTGACGCTGCTGCATGTCGATCCGCTGACCTTCCGCGTCTTCGTCTTTCTCTCGGCCACCCCCACCGCGGTCAGCGTCTTCATCCAGTCGAAGATGTATGGCCTGTGGTTCGAAGGGGCCGCGCGTTCGGTGGCGCAATCCACCCTGATCAGCCTGTTCACGCTGTCGGCGCTGGCCCTGCTCTTGACGGCAAGCTGA
- a CDS encoding glycine zipper domain-containing protein, translated as MKIAFTKIAVLGLSSAVLLSGCATDGVGSGALIGGVGGAAVGAATGNDAVKGAVVGAVAGAVIGYVVEQGKKREVYSDGRGNKYWVDDNGERHYTN; from the coding sequence ATGAAAATCGCATTTACGAAAATCGCTGTATTGGGCCTGTCCTCCGCTGTTTTGCTGAGCGGGTGTGCAACGGACGGTGTGGGCAGCGGCGCGCTTATCGGCGGCGTGGGCGGTGCGGCGGTAGGGGCCGCCACCGGCAATGACGCTGTAAAGGGCGCGGTGGTTGGCGCTGTCGCCGGCGCTGTCATCGGCTATGTGGTCGAGCAGGGCAAGAAACGTGAAGTCTACAGTGATGGCCGTGGCAATAAATACTGGGTGGATGACAACGGCGAGCGGCATTACACGAACTAA
- a CDS encoding RNA methyltransferase, translating into MTYHPQLPCIILDRPQMAENIGAVARVMGNFGLTELRLVAPRDGWPQEKAWTMAAGAQWPLDGAKVYATVEEATADLQVVYATTARNREVNLPVITPRECASDGMEKARVGLKTGLLFGAERTGLETHDLIHAHYIVTIPVDPRFSSLNLAQAVNIVAYEWRLQIMDAPGAEFTKNQDPPAEMKHLVGLYEHLEAELDISGFFFPEAKRPSMVRNLRSSLNRANLTEQEIRTWRGVVTALTKGRGRVLARLAKEKAEKGE; encoded by the coding sequence ATGACCTATCATCCCCAGCTTCCCTGTATTATTCTTGACCGGCCGCAGATGGCGGAAAATATCGGCGCTGTGGCGCGCGTCATGGGCAATTTCGGCCTGACCGAGTTGCGCCTTGTCGCGCCGCGTGACGGCTGGCCGCAGGAAAAGGCCTGGACCATGGCCGCCGGCGCGCAATGGCCGCTCGATGGGGCGAAGGTCTATGCCACTGTAGAGGAAGCGACGGCTGATCTGCAGGTGGTCTATGCCACGACGGCACGCAACCGCGAGGTCAATCTGCCGGTGATCACGCCGCGGGAATGTGCGTCCGATGGCATGGAAAAGGCGCGCGTGGGGCTTAAGACCGGGCTGCTGTTCGGCGCCGAGCGCACCGGACTGGAAACGCACGATTTGATTCACGCCCATTATATTGTCACTATACCGGTCGATCCGCGCTTTTCGTCGCTGAACCTGGCGCAGGCGGTCAATATTGTCGCCTACGAATGGCGGTTGCAGATCATGGACGCGCCGGGCGCTGAGTTCACGAAAAACCAGGACCCGCCGGCCGAGATGAAGCATCTGGTCGGGCTGTATGAACATCTGGAAGCCGAACTGGATATTTCGGGCTTCTTCTTCCCGGAGGCCAAGCGGCCCTCCATGGTGCGCAACCTGCGCTCGTCGCTCAATCGCGCCAATTTGACCGAACAGGAAATCCGCACCTGGCGCGGCGTGGTGACGGCACTCACCAAAGGGCGCGGGCGGGTGCTCGCGCGATTGGCGAAGGAAAAAGCAGAGAAGGGCGAATAA
- a CDS encoding putative zinc-binding metallopeptidase has protein sequence MKLFLCDNCGNPIYFENRSCLNCGFRLGFVCEEIALHAMQPDAARADRWRRVDQQQFVYRFCPNAAWDICNWLVRDDSDEEFCTACRYNGLVPDPNTSDGLRRWRAISDAQRHLFYSFLRWDLPRPGRKEDPEGGLLFDLKDDVILPDGSCQPVLIGHDEGHIVIRTAEADDPTREQQRAMMNEPYRTLLGHFRHETGHFIWNRMVRDAGKTESFRALFGDENADYQQALDRHYSEGPPPGWGSTYISHYATTHPWEDFAECFAHVLHIVDSLETAHMFGIALAPMSHDFLATHANFDPYSVLDFDRIAEVWIPLSVALNSIHHSMGERDLYPFILTPVIQQKLAYVHGLLTRQI, from the coding sequence ATGAAGCTCTTTCTCTGCGATAATTGCGGGAACCCGATCTATTTCGAGAACCGGTCCTGCCTGAATTGCGGCTTTCGCTTAGGCTTCGTATGCGAGGAAATCGCCCTTCACGCCATGCAGCCTGATGCCGCCCGCGCCGATCGCTGGCGCCGCGTCGATCAGCAGCAGTTCGTCTATCGCTTCTGCCCGAACGCCGCCTGGGATATCTGCAACTGGCTGGTGCGCGACGACAGTGATGAGGAATTCTGCACCGCCTGCCGTTATAATGGCCTGGTGCCCGACCCGAATACATCGGACGGCCTGCGCCGCTGGCGGGCCATTTCCGACGCCCAGCGCCACCTCTTCTATTCCTTCCTGCGCTGGGACTTGCCCCGCCCCGGCCGCAAGGAAGACCCCGAAGGCGGGCTACTGTTTGATCTGAAGGACGATGTCATCCTGCCCGATGGCTCCTGCCAGCCGGTGCTGATCGGCCATGACGAGGGCCATATCGTTATCCGCACGGCCGAGGCCGACGACCCGACGCGCGAACAGCAGCGCGCCATGATGAACGAGCCCTACCGCACCCTGCTCGGCCATTTCCGCCACGAGACCGGCCATTTCATCTGGAACCGGATGGTGCGCGATGCCGGCAAGACCGAAAGCTTCCGCGCCCTGTTCGGCGATGAAAACGCCGATTACCAGCAGGCGCTCGACCGCCATTACAGCGAAGGCCCGCCGCCGGGCTGGGGCAGTACCTATATCAGCCATTACGCTACCACCCACCCGTGGGAGGATTTCGCCGAATGCTTCGCCCATGTGCTGCATATCGTCGATTCGCTGGAGACGGCGCATATGTTCGGCATTGCGCTTGCGCCCATGTCGCATGACTTCCTGGCCACACATGCGAACTTCGACCCCTATTCGGTGCTCGATTTCGACCGCATCGCCGAGGTGTGGATCCCGTTGTCGGTGGCGCTGAACAGCATCCACCATTCGATGGGCGAACGCGACCTCTATCCGTTTATCCTGACCCCGGTGATCCAGCAGAAACTGGCCTATGTCCATGGCCTGCTGACGCGGCAGATATAG
- a CDS encoding SGNH/GDSL hydrolase family protein: MLPAPEALPREIEFIGDSYTVGYGNTSPTRTCPGDQVWATTNTQLAFGPLIAKHFSADYRINAISGRGVVRNYNGGDGLHLPQAYPYTVAPQMVETADWRPQIIVIGLGTNDFSTPLHGGEVWTTRDELHSDFEQTYVQFVQTLRAQNPQAFFILMATDQANGEIQSEVKKVLTALRAAGESRIDFLPMNSLAFSGCDWHPSTADDAQVANSLITYIDAHPDLWNHNTE, from the coding sequence GTGCTGCCGGCGCCCGAAGCCCTGCCGCGCGAGATCGAGTTCATCGGCGATTCCTATACGGTCGGCTATGGCAATACCTCCCCTACCCGCACCTGCCCCGGTGATCAAGTCTGGGCCACCACCAATACGCAACTGGCCTTCGGCCCGCTGATCGCCAAGCATTTCAGCGCCGATTACCGCATCAACGCCATTTCCGGCCGCGGTGTGGTGCGCAATTATAATGGCGGCGATGGTCTGCACCTGCCGCAAGCCTATCCCTATACGGTCGCGCCGCAGATGGTCGAAACGGCCGACTGGCGCCCGCAAATCATCGTCATCGGCCTCGGCACCAACGACTTCTCCACGCCCCTGCATGGCGGTGAGGTCTGGACGACGCGCGACGAACTGCACAGCGATTTTGAACAGACCTATGTCCAGTTCGTGCAAACCCTGCGCGCGCAGAACCCGCAAGCCTTCTTCATCCTGATGGCTACCGATCAGGCCAATGGCGAGATCCAGTCCGAGGTCAAAAAGGTACTCACCGCCTTGCGCGCCGCCGGCGAGAGCCGCATCGATTTCTTACCCATGAATAGCCTAGCTTTCAGCGGCTGTGACTGGCACCCTTCCACCGCCGATGATGCCCAGGTCGCCAACAGCCTGATTACCTATATCGACGCCCACCCCGATCTCTGGAACCATAACACCGAATGA
- a CDS encoding GDSL-type esterase/lipase family protein — MRHLGRNLGWAAITAILMAGTAQAQKIEHIPAASTPAGTQLPVRTGGRTTSPDGNPPFTHQWPGIYWESRFRGTEVTVAFADPVNILHISIDGKRVDTVSKPGESQVRISGLSDGIHEILVEKATESQSDAATFKGFYVPQQKDRLPLGIPPVYSMEFIGDSYTVGYGNTAGKRTCTPDELWASTDTTQAFGPLTARHYGAMYQINAFSGRGIVRNYDGFAGDSLPQLYAYTVFDGQTKYLKPDWLQPQIIVIALGTNDFSTPVHAGEKWNNQDELIADYEATYVAFVKSLREKTPNATILLISYDPATSPQISTVRDRLKADGDGKVDFLEITDFTKNACDYHPDTNDDRKISNTLIAWIDAHPDVWQGK; from the coding sequence ATGCGGCATTTGGGGCGCAATCTGGGATGGGCAGCCATCACGGCCATTCTGATGGCCGGAACAGCGCAGGCGCAAAAAATAGAGCATATTCCGGCCGCATCTACACCTGCCGGAACCCAGCTTCCAGTGCGCACCGGCGGACGAACCACCAGCCCGGACGGTAATCCGCCCTTCACCCATCAATGGCCCGGCATCTATTGGGAAAGCCGTTTCAGGGGAACCGAAGTGACCGTCGCCTTTGCCGATCCGGTCAATATCCTGCATATTTCCATCGACGGTAAACGGGTCGATACAGTCAGCAAACCCGGTGAATCACAGGTGCGTATCTCCGGATTGAGCGACGGCATTCACGAAATTCTTGTAGAAAAAGCGACTGAAAGCCAGAGCGACGCCGCCACTTTCAAGGGCTTTTATGTCCCGCAACAGAAAGATCGCCTGCCGCTCGGTATTCCACCGGTCTACAGCATGGAGTTCATTGGCGATTCCTATACCGTCGGCTATGGCAATACCGCCGGAAAGCGCACCTGTACGCCGGACGAGCTCTGGGCCTCGACCGACACCACCCAGGCCTTCGGTCCGCTGACGGCGCGTCATTATGGCGCCATGTACCAGATCAATGCCTTTTCCGGCCGCGGCATTGTGCGCAACTATGACGGCTTCGCCGGCGACAGCCTGCCCCAGCTTTACGCCTACACCGTGTTCGACGGCCAGACGAAATATCTAAAGCCGGATTGGCTACAGCCCCAGATCATCGTCATCGCGCTCGGCACCAATGACTTCTCCACGCCGGTCCATGCCGGTGAAAAGTGGAATAATCAGGATGAACTGATCGCCGATTATGAAGCAACCTATGTCGCCTTCGTCAAATCCCTGCGCGAAAAGACCCCCAACGCCACTATCCTGCTGATTTCCTATGACCCGGCCACCTCGCCGCAGATCAGCACGGTGCGCGACCGCCTCAAAGCTGATGGCGACGGCAAGGTCGATTTCCTTGAGATCACTGATTTCACCAAGAATGCCTGCGACTACCACCCCGATACCAATGACGACCGCAAGATCAGCAATACCCTGATCGCCTGGATCGATGCCCACCCCGACGTTTGGCAGGGCAAATAG
- a CDS encoding DUF3147 family protein: MLYLAIKALLSGIIIAAVSEIAKRWPGFGALVASLPLVSILGMLWLWRDTKDIERMAAHAEGTFWFVLPSLPMFLLIPFLLRRGVGFYPALVSGCALTIGLYMGMVFIGPRFGLKL; this comes from the coding sequence ATGCTGTATCTGGCGATCAAGGCTTTGCTATCGGGTATTATCATCGCGGCGGTCTCTGAAATCGCCAAGCGCTGGCCGGGCTTTGGCGCGCTGGTGGCCTCGCTCCCGCTGGTCTCGATCCTGGGCATGTTGTGGCTGTGGCGCGATACAAAAGATATCGAGCGCATGGCCGCCCATGCTGAAGGCACTTTCTGGTTCGTGCTGCCCTCTTTGCCCATGTTTCTGCTTATTCCGTTCCTGCTGCGCCGGGGCGTGGGCTTTTATCCTGCACTGGTCAGTGGCTGCGCATTAACCATTGGCTTGTATATGGGGATGGTATTTATCGGACCGCGCTTCGGGCTCAAGCTATAG
- a CDS encoding GDSL-type esterase/lipase family protein — protein sequence MWKTIATAIVLTASATAASASNTPHPPAKDIALPVHVGGRAFKIPHEYSNGATYSYQWPAVYFESRFTGDAVTAKFADKANNFNIIVDNKLLMVVNKPGLTNITLDRLGPGEHTIRVEKRSETQYAEGSFLGFYIANDSGAEKRILTAPVRARQIEFIGDSLTVGYGNTSAFSQCTPEEIFETTDSQQGFGPLTAKHFNADYEINAFSGLGMVRNYDGREHPKYHMPMLYKRVLYDIVEGDHPFMASGMYLPGNPNTPPSGPDWHPQVIVIGIGGNDFSTPVRPDEPWGNEANLRADYVKTYTAFVKTIRDRNPDAFILLATPPDRQEGYTGGTDDVFAAIKATGDTKIDRVTLPELDKIGCNGHPSTRADARVADFYIQYLTNHPQVWQGK from the coding sequence ATGTGGAAAACAATAGCGACGGCCATCGTCCTGACTGCAAGCGCCACGGCAGCGTCAGCCTCAAACACCCCTCACCCACCGGCGAAAGATATTGCCTTGCCGGTGCATGTCGGCGGCCGGGCTTTCAAAATTCCACATGAATATTCAAACGGAGCCACCTACAGCTATCAATGGCCTGCCGTCTATTTCGAGTCCCGTTTCACAGGTGATGCGGTCACGGCAAAATTTGCCGATAAAGCTAATAACTTCAACATCATCGTTGATAACAAGCTACTCATGGTGGTGAACAAGCCGGGCCTGACCAATATCACGCTGGATCGGCTTGGTCCGGGAGAACATACCATCCGCGTCGAAAAGCGTTCGGAAACCCAATATGCGGAAGGCTCATTCTTGGGCTTTTACATCGCCAACGATTCCGGCGCAGAAAAGCGAATCCTGACTGCCCCCGTCCGCGCCCGCCAGATCGAGTTTATCGGTGATAGCCTGACCGTCGGCTACGGCAACACCTCGGCTTTTTCTCAATGCACACCCGAAGAGATCTTCGAGACAACCGACAGCCAGCAAGGCTTTGGTCCGCTGACCGCGAAACATTTCAACGCCGACTACGAAATCAACGCCTTTTCCGGCCTTGGCATGGTGCGCAACTACGATGGCCGCGAACATCCGAAATACCATATGCCGATGCTTTATAAACGCGTCCTCTACGATATTGTTGAGGGAGACCACCCCTTCATGGCATCTGGCATGTATCTGCCAGGCAATCCCAATACACCGCCATCCGGACCCGACTGGCACCCGCAGGTCATCGTCATCGGCATCGGCGGTAATGACTTCTCCACGCCCGTCCGCCCCGATGAGCCCTGGGGCAATGAAGCCAATCTCCGTGCCGATTATGTCAAGACCTACACCGCCTTTGTGAAAACCATCCGCGACCGCAATCCGGACGCCTTTATCCTTCTCGCCACCCCGCCCGATCGTCAGGAAGGCTATACCGGCGGGACGGATGATGTCTTTGCCGCCATCAAGGCCACCGGCGACACCAAAATCGATCGCGTTACCCTGCCCGAACTGGACAAGATCGGTTGCAACGGCCACCCCTCCACCCGCGCCGATGCCCGCGTGGCCGATTTCTACATCCAATATCTCACCAATCACCCGCAGGTCTGGCAGGGCAAGTAA
- a CDS encoding SRPBCC domain-containing protein, producing MTQPVVHHTFIIEKIYPKPPAAVFAAFSDPAQKSRWLSAGRQAMTGFELDFRVGGREFAGYLMGADTPFEGAKMTSDGLYLDIVQNERIVIGSNMAMNDRSFSAALLTFEFLADGDSTKLILTHQGAFFEHSDGPEMRQHGWTKLLDQLADTL from the coding sequence ATGACCCAGCCCGTCGTCCACCACACCTTCATTATTGAAAAGATCTACCCGAAGCCGCCGGCAGCCGTTTTCGCCGCCTTTTCCGATCCGGCCCAAAAATCCCGCTGGCTCAGCGCCGGCCGGCAGGCCATGACCGGGTTCGAGCTGGATTTCCGCGTCGGCGGCCGCGAATTCGCCGGCTACCTCATGGGCGCCGATACGCCCTTTGAAGGCGCGAAAATGACCAGTGACGGCCTCTATCTCGATATCGTGCAGAATGAGCGTATCGTTATTGGCTCCAACATGGCGATGAACGACCGCTCCTTCTCCGCCGCCCTGCTCACCTTCGAGTTCCTGGCGGATGGCGACAGCACAAAACTCATCCTCACCCACCAGGGCGCCTTCTTCGAGCATTCCGATGGCCCCGAAATGCGCCAGCACGGCTGGACCAAGCTGCTGGACCAGTTGGCGGATACACTTTGA
- a CDS encoding DUF2939 domain-containing protein: MSRIFGVILLLVIVAAAGLFYTAPIISFYDVRSACKSQDIESLAKLIDFDSVRASLKTQLLAGDEGIAAPAPSALNDPVGATGNAVKGVADSIGKAFNDLVNPNAPKTPPKPVIDVNSYLTPKALLGLTYGAAKDANRFELSQYEGKPPAPKTAFFSLERARLTVTDELRGTTTFTFERHGLTHWQLVHIGLPTPDMEPKPETPAG; encoded by the coding sequence GTGTCGCGCATTTTCGGGGTAATACTGCTTCTGGTCATCGTGGCCGCAGCCGGCCTGTTCTACACGGCGCCGATCATTTCGTTCTATGATGTCCGCAGCGCCTGCAAGAGCCAGGATATCGAGTCCCTCGCCAAGCTGATCGATTTCGATTCCGTCCGCGCCAGCCTGAAAACCCAGCTCTTGGCCGGCGATGAAGGTATCGCCGCGCCAGCCCCTTCCGCGCTGAATGATCCGGTCGGCGCCACCGGCAATGCCGTCAAGGGCGTGGCCGATTCCATCGGCAAGGCGTTCAACGACCTGGTCAACCCGAATGCACCGAAAACCCCGCCCAAGCCGGTGATCGACGTCAATTCCTACCTGACGCCCAAGGCGCTACTCGGCCTGACCTATGGCGCGGCGAAAGACGCCAACCGCTTCGAACTGTCGCAATATGAAGGCAAGCCGCCTGCGCCCAAGACCGCCTTTTTCAGCCTGGAACGCGCCCGCCTGACCGTGACCGACGAACTGCGCGGCACCACCACCTTCACCTTCGAGCGCCACGGCCTGACCCACTGGCAACTGGTCCATATCGGCCTCCCCACCCCGGATATGGAACCCAAGCCCGAAACCCCGGCAGGCTGA
- a CDS encoding metalloregulator ArsR/SmtB family transcription factor, which yields MSDIAKIFHALGDPTRRDMVERLTDAPLSVSRLAEPYAMSLTAVGQHLAILEAAGLVTTQKSGRVRTCALAQPGLDALGDWLAARRSPWAQKLDALRDMLDE from the coding sequence TTGAGCGACATCGCTAAAATCTTCCACGCCTTAGGGGATCCCACCCGCCGCGATATGGTCGAGCGCCTGACCGACGCGCCCTTGTCGGTCTCCAGACTGGCCGAACCCTATGCCATGAGCCTGACCGCCGTCGGCCAGCACCTCGCCATTCTGGAAGCCGCCGGCCTGGTCACGACGCAGAAATCCGGTCGGGTGCGCACCTGCGCGCTCGCCCAGCCCGGCCTTGACGCCCTGGGCGACTGGCTGGCCGCGCGTCGGTCTCCGTGGGCGCAGAAACTGGACGCCCTGCGCGATATGCTGGACGAATAA
- a CDS encoding GDSL-type esterase/lipase family protein yields MHIGAGLILTGLLATGAYAAPPKLETLPQVPAGYIKVAQSVHGRYSNADALASVLAGKASLDDDLPVSFQWPGIYIEAEFGGPEILINFGNTTDAFTVYIDGEESAKVIKPGNTVYRLGGLARGWHRLRIEKTDESQDTVGTFGNMWIGPKEDFRWPEPRAHQIEFIGDSYTAGYGNTSSKRECTEEEVWATTDTQQAFGPLTAKHYDADYQINAYSGIGIVRNYNGGAPKRNMPLLYRSALIEDETVHPYNNPQWNPAIVVIALGGNDFSTPVHAGEKWASENALTNDYIASYVAFVQQVRASHPDARFILMNYGEDRVAAAIAEVIERLNAAGETRVASLDVGKGFALTGCDWHLNTANDKRISDSLIAYIDAHPELWQGK; encoded by the coding sequence ATGCACATTGGGGCGGGACTGATACTGACAGGACTACTCGCCACCGGCGCATACGCCGCACCGCCTAAGCTCGAAACCCTCCCGCAGGTTCCCGCCGGCTATATCAAGGTGGCGCAGTCCGTACACGGCCGCTATTCCAACGCCGACGCCCTCGCGTCCGTCCTCGCCGGCAAGGCGTCACTAGATGACGACCTGCCGGTCAGCTTCCAATGGCCGGGCATCTATATCGAGGCCGAGTTCGGCGGCCCCGAAATCCTGATCAATTTTGGCAACACGACCGACGCCTTCACCGTCTACATCGATGGGGAGGAATCCGCTAAGGTCATCAAGCCCGGCAACACAGTCTATCGCCTCGGCGGCCTGGCCCGGGGCTGGCACCGCCTCCGCATCGAGAAGACCGACGAATCGCAGGACACGGTCGGCACCTTCGGCAATATGTGGATCGGCCCGAAGGAAGATTTCCGCTGGCCTGAGCCCCGCGCCCACCAGATCGAGTTTATCGGCGATTCCTATACCGCCGGTTATGGCAATACCTCGTCCAAACGCGAATGCACTGAGGAAGAGGTCTGGGCCACCACTGATACGCAACAAGCCTTCGGCCCGCTCACCGCCAAACACTATGACGCAGATTACCAGATCAACGCCTATTCCGGCATCGGCATTGTCCGCAATTACAATGGCGGGGCGCCGAAGCGCAACATGCCGCTGCTTTATCGTTCGGCGCTGATCGAGGACGAAACCGTCCATCCCTACAATAATCCCCAATGGAACCCGGCCATCGTCGTCATCGCGCTCGGCGGCAACGACTTCTCAACGCCCGTTCACGCTGGTGAAAAATGGGCCAGTGAAAACGCTTTGACCAACGATTACATCGCCTCTTACGTCGCCTTCGTCCAGCAGGTCCGCGCCAGCCATCCCGACGCCCGCTTTATCCTGATGAACTATGGCGAGGACCGGGTCGCCGCTGCCATTGCCGAGGTCATCGAACGCCTCAATGCCGCCGGCGAAACCCGCGTCGCATCGCTCGATGTCGGCAAAGGATTCGCCCTGACCGGCTGCGACTGGCACCTGAATACCGCCAATGACAAACGCATCAGCGACAGCCTGATCGCCTATATCGACGCCCATCCTGAGCTTTGGCAGGGTAAATAG